In Pseudoxanthomonas indica, the following are encoded in one genomic region:
- the aceB gene encoding malate synthase A — MSAVALDTAPTPVPRPTPGISLTRSRRDQTDLLPPAALGLLVSLHRAIEPERQARLAARRERQAYFDGGGLPDFRSDTRAIREGHWQVAPLPAALRDRRVEITGPVDPKMVINALNSGAKVYMADFEDSTSPTWDNLLIGQRALIGAVRGDLSFTADSGKHYALKPREQQAVLLVRPRGWHLDEKHVRIDGQPMAGGLFDLALFAFHNARALTEQDRGPYFYLPKLQSMEEAALWETALSHIEATLGLPHGQMKVTVLIETLPAVFEMHEILYALRERIVGLNCGRWDYIFSYLKTFRRHRDKVLPERSQVTMTQPFLKAYSELLIQTCHRRGAHAMGGMAAQIPIADDEAANEQAMARVRADKLREVSAGHDGTWVAHPALIPIARAIFDQHMPAPNQHGVPRDDVQVSRDDLIRPSTGTITRGGFEGSVEVCVRYLAAWLDGNGCVPIHWLMEDAATAEISRTQLWQWLHTPGLHLTDGTAIDANLFAATLRNLPAKLGDRAALPGGERIEQAIALLDQLTRADDLAEFLTLPAYALID, encoded by the coding sequence ATGTCCGCCGTCGCCCTGGATACTGCCCCGACCCCTGTTCCCCGGCCCACCCCGGGCATCAGCCTGACCCGCTCGCGCCGCGACCAGACCGACCTGCTGCCACCTGCGGCCCTGGGCCTGCTGGTGTCGCTGCACCGGGCCATCGAACCCGAGCGCCAGGCCCGGCTGGCGGCACGTCGCGAACGTCAGGCCTATTTCGATGGCGGTGGTTTGCCGGATTTTCGCAGCGACACCCGTGCGATCCGCGAGGGCCACTGGCAGGTAGCGCCGTTGCCCGCCGCGCTGCGCGATCGCCGCGTGGAGATCACCGGCCCGGTCGATCCCAAGATGGTCATCAACGCGTTGAACTCGGGGGCCAAGGTGTACATGGCCGACTTCGAGGACTCGACGTCACCGACCTGGGACAACCTGTTGATCGGCCAGCGCGCGCTGATCGGCGCGGTGCGCGGCGATCTGAGCTTCACTGCCGACAGCGGCAAGCACTACGCGCTCAAGCCGCGCGAGCAACAGGCCGTGCTGCTGGTGCGTCCGCGCGGCTGGCACCTGGACGAAAAGCACGTGCGCATCGACGGCCAACCCATGGCCGGCGGCTTGTTTGATCTGGCCTTGTTCGCGTTCCACAACGCGCGCGCGCTGACCGAGCAGGATCGTGGCCCCTACTTCTACCTGCCCAAGCTGCAGAGCATGGAGGAAGCGGCGCTGTGGGAAACCGCGCTCTCGCACATCGAGGCCACCCTGGGCCTGCCGCACGGGCAGATGAAGGTGACCGTGCTGATCGAAACCCTGCCGGCCGTGTTCGAGATGCACGAAATCCTGTACGCGCTGCGCGAGCGCATCGTCGGCCTGAACTGCGGACGCTGGGACTACATCTTTTCCTACCTCAAGACCTTCCGCCGCCATCGTGACAAGGTGCTGCCCGAGCGCAGCCAGGTCACCATGACCCAGCCGTTCCTCAAGGCCTATTCGGAATTGCTGATCCAGACCTGCCACCGTCGCGGTGCGCACGCGATGGGGGGGATGGCCGCGCAGATCCCGATTGCCGACGACGAGGCCGCCAACGAGCAGGCGATGGCGCGCGTGCGCGCCGACAAGCTGCGCGAAGTCAGCGCCGGCCACGATGGCACCTGGGTGGCGCATCCGGCGCTGATCCCGATTGCACGCGCGATCTTCGACCAGCACATGCCGGCGCCCAACCAACACGGCGTGCCGCGCGACGATGTACAGGTGAGCCGCGATGATCTGATTCGTCCCAGCACCGGCACCATCACCCGCGGTGGATTCGAAGGCAGCGTGGAAGTCTGCGTGCGCTACCTGGCCGCGTGGCTGGACGGCAATGGCTGCGTGCCGATCCACTGGCTGATGGAAGACGCGGCGACCGCCGAGATTTCCCGCACCCAACTGTGGCAATGGCTGCACACGCCCGGGCTGCACCTGACCGATGGCACGGCCATCGACGCGAACCTGTTCGCCGCCACCCTGCGCAACTTGCCAGCCAAGCTCGGCGATCGCGCGGCGCTGCCCGGCGGCGAACGCATCGAACAGGCCATCGCCCTGCTCGACCAGCTCACCCGCGCCGATGACTTGGCTGAATTCTTGACCCTGCCCGCTTACGCACTGATCGATTGA
- a CDS encoding LysR family transcriptional regulator, which yields MQDKTPLTPRFSYKSDRLKPLRAFCQTVRLGSVSRAAEALFVSQPAITLQLQALEREMGVGLFERSGRRLTPTREGQLLYELAQPLVEGLDGLESVFKDKVAGLDAGELNIAANSSTILYLLPRIVEHFRAEHPDVRLTLHNAITADGTDLLRADAVDLAVGSMMDVPADLSYAPIYRFEPLLITPPDHPLATKTKLELADISRYGLILPPKRQITYRLVDLVFQQHRVPYTVALEVGGWEVIKQYVAMGMGVSIVSSICLTDADRGRLATRSLKEWFPSRSYGVIVRKGKYLSPQARAFVELIQPDLFTRRDYDDSGHSER from the coding sequence ATGCAGGACAAGACCCCTCTTACGCCCCGATTTTCGTACAAGTCGGACCGGCTCAAGCCGCTGCGGGCGTTCTGCCAGACCGTTCGCCTGGGCTCGGTATCGCGTGCGGCCGAGGCGCTGTTCGTCAGCCAGCCGGCCATCACCCTGCAATTGCAGGCGCTGGAGCGGGAGATGGGGGTGGGCCTGTTCGAGCGCAGCGGACGCCGGCTGACGCCGACCCGCGAGGGGCAATTGCTCTACGAGCTGGCGCAGCCTCTCGTGGAAGGCCTGGACGGGCTGGAATCCGTGTTCAAAGACAAGGTGGCCGGGCTGGATGCGGGCGAGCTCAACATCGCCGCCAACAGCTCCACCATCCTCTATCTGTTGCCGCGCATCGTGGAGCACTTCCGCGCCGAGCATCCGGATGTGCGGCTGACCCTGCACAACGCGATCACCGCCGACGGCACTGATCTGCTGCGAGCCGATGCGGTGGACCTGGCAGTGGGTTCGATGATGGATGTGCCGGCCGACCTGAGCTACGCGCCGATCTATCGCTTCGAGCCGCTGCTGATCACCCCGCCCGATCACCCGCTGGCGACCAAAACCAAGCTTGAACTCGCCGACATCTCCCGCTACGGCCTGATTTTGCCGCCCAAGCGGCAGATCACCTATCGCCTGGTCGACCTGGTGTTCCAGCAGCACCGCGTGCCCTACACCGTGGCGCTGGAAGTGGGTGGCTGGGAAGTCATCAAGCAATACGTGGCGATGGGCATGGGCGTATCGATCGTCAGCTCGATCTGCCTGACCGACGCCGATCGCGGGCGGCTGGCCACGCGATCATTGAAGGAATGGTTTCCCTCGCGCAGCTACGGCGTGATCGTGCGCAAGGGCAAGTACCTGTCGCCGCAGGCGCGCGCGTTCGTGGAATTGATCCAGCCGGATTTGTTCACCCGGCGCGATTACGACGACAGCGGACACTCCGAACGCTGA
- a CDS encoding VOC family protein, whose protein sequence is MADNHHRIDYVELNVASIPAAKEFFGRAFAWTFMDYGPDYCEFRDGRLTGGFAHGPVQPGGPLVILYSDDLGTTLDTVVAAGGRISKPIFGFPGGRRFHFLDVDGYEWAVWTHE, encoded by the coding sequence ATGGCCGACAACCACCACCGCATCGATTACGTCGAACTCAACGTCGCTTCCATCCCCGCCGCCAAGGAATTCTTTGGGCGCGCCTTTGCCTGGACCTTCATGGATTACGGCCCGGACTATTGCGAGTTCCGTGATGGCCGGCTCACCGGCGGCTTTGCCCATGGTCCAGTGCAGCCGGGCGGTCCGCTGGTGATCCTGTACTCGGATGACCTGGGTACGACGCTGGATACCGTGGTGGCCGCAGGCGGGCGCATCAGCAAACCGATTTTCGGTTTTCCCGGTGGCCGTCGCTTCCATTTCCTGGATGTCGACGGCTACGAATGGGCCGTGTGGACCCACGAGTAG
- a CDS encoding isoaspartyl peptidase/L-asparaginase family protein: protein MNTLQRACCLALIGMAGSGLAGLGLAAEVKPILVIHGGAGVERADMSPEDIAAARKALEQALRAGHAQLAAGKPAVDAVATTITVLEDAPMFNAGRGAVFTHDGKNELDSSIMDGATGKAGAVAGVHRIKNPIQLARLVMDKSKHVMMVGDGAETFATEQGVSLVDPSYFRTEKRWQQLQKSLKEEASGQAHSDLETAKHFGTVGALALDAQGHLAAGTSTGGMTNKRYGRVGDSPVIGAGTYADTKCAVSGTGWGEFYIRSVAAFNICARVRYGGQDIGSAAKAVINEEIPKAGGDGGAIALSADGTAAFPFNTEGMYRGWIGADGVPHVAIFADDPLPLPKP, encoded by the coding sequence ATGAATACGTTGCAGCGCGCCTGTTGCCTGGCCTTGATCGGCATGGCGGGTTCCGGTCTTGCCGGCTTGGGCCTGGCCGCGGAAGTGAAGCCGATCCTGGTGATCCATGGCGGCGCCGGCGTCGAGCGCGCCGACATGTCGCCGGAAGACATCGCGGCCGCGCGCAAGGCGCTGGAACAGGCGCTACGCGCCGGCCATGCGCAATTGGCGGCAGGCAAGCCGGCCGTGGACGCGGTGGCCACCACCATCACCGTGCTGGAGGACGCGCCGATGTTCAACGCCGGCCGCGGCGCGGTGTTCACCCATGACGGCAAGAACGAGCTGGATTCCTCGATCATGGATGGCGCCACCGGCAAGGCCGGCGCGGTGGCCGGCGTACATCGGATCAAGAATCCGATCCAGCTCGCGCGCCTGGTGATGGACAAGTCCAAGCACGTGATGATGGTCGGCGACGGCGCCGAGACCTTCGCCACCGAGCAGGGCGTGAGCCTGGTGGATCCGTCCTATTTCCGCACCGAGAAGCGCTGGCAGCAGTTGCAGAAGTCGCTGAAGGAAGAAGCCTCCGGCCAGGCGCACAGCGATCTGGAAACCGCCAAACATTTCGGCACCGTCGGCGCGCTGGCGCTGGATGCGCAGGGCCATCTGGCTGCGGGCACCTCGACCGGTGGCATGACCAACAAGCGCTACGGCCGCGTCGGTGATTCGCCGGTGATCGGCGCCGGTACCTACGCCGATACGAAGTGCGCGGTGTCGGGCACCGGCTGGGGCGAGTTCTATATCCGCTCGGTGGCCGCGTTCAACATCTGCGCACGCGTGCGCTATGGCGGGCAGGACATCGGCAGCGCCGCCAAGGCGGTGATCAACGAAGAGATTCCCAAGGCCGGCGGTGACGGCGGCGCCATTGCCTTGTCGGCCGATGGCACCGCGGCGTTCCCGTTCAACACCGAAGGCATGTACCGCGGCTGGATTGGCGCCGATGGCGTGCCGCACGTGGCGATCTTTGCCGACGATCCGTTGCCGCTGCCCAAGCCGTAA
- a CDS encoding cyanophycinase yields MIRNRLVTLLAVMSLMLAASGGALAQTGDGSQRNGYRYFEIGDVAAKRPQPTSAGLLMVGGGDWPYDAFRWFIAKAGHGRIVVLRASGTVESQDEFFKEIGGVTAVQTIVFEDRRAASDPQVLAIVRQADGIFLAGGDQSNYVRMWKGTALNELLDAHVRAGKPLGGTSAGLAIQGAYSYGAMDGGSIDSPTALADPLGKGVTLVDNFLHLPHLQHVITDSHFNARERQGRLIAFMARVSQEHAAAKPLYGLGIDEYTALCVDADGKGQVYSGNGGHVWLFRTPRELTPLLAKKPLSARDIDVTGLDSGSTLHLQDMRVERAGFERRYQVKAGVLSESPR; encoded by the coding sequence ATGATCCGAAATCGCCTGGTCACCCTGCTGGCCGTGATGTCCCTGATGCTGGCGGCAAGCGGCGGGGCCCTGGCCCAGACCGGGGACGGATCGCAGCGCAATGGCTACCGCTATTTCGAAATCGGTGATGTCGCCGCCAAGCGACCGCAGCCCACGTCGGCCGGCCTGCTGATGGTCGGTGGCGGTGACTGGCCCTACGACGCGTTCCGCTGGTTCATCGCCAAGGCCGGCCATGGCCGCATCGTGGTGTTGCGCGCTTCGGGCACCGTCGAATCGCAGGACGAGTTCTTCAAGGAAATCGGCGGCGTCACCGCGGTGCAGACGATTGTGTTCGAGGATCGCCGCGCCGCCAGTGATCCGCAGGTCCTGGCGATCGTGCGCCAGGCCGACGGCATCTTCCTGGCCGGTGGTGATCAGTCCAACTACGTGCGCATGTGGAAGGGCACCGCATTGAATGAATTGCTGGACGCGCACGTGCGCGCAGGCAAGCCGCTCGGCGGCACCAGCGCCGGCCTGGCCATCCAGGGCGCCTACAGCTATGGCGCCATGGACGGCGGCAGCATCGACTCGCCGACGGCGCTGGCCGATCCGCTGGGCAAGGGCGTGACCCTGGTCGACAACTTCCTGCATCTGCCGCACCTGCAGCACGTGATCACCGACAGCCATTTCAACGCGCGCGAGCGCCAGGGTCGCCTGATCGCTTTCATGGCGCGGGTGAGCCAGGAGCATGCCGCCGCCAAGCCGCTGTATGGCCTGGGCATCGATGAGTACACCGCGCTGTGCGTGGACGCCGACGGCAAGGGCCAGGTGTACAGCGGCAATGGCGGGCATGTCTGGCTGTTCCGCACGCCGCGCGAACTCACGCCGCTGCTGGCCAAGAAACCGCTGAGCGCCCGCGACATCGACGTCACCGGCCTGGATTCGGGCAGCACGCTGCACTTGCAGGACATGCGCGTGGAGCGCGCCGGTTTCGAGCGCCGTTACCAGGTCAAGGCCGGCGTGCTCAGCGAAAGTCCGCGTTGA
- a CDS encoding RNA polymerase sigma factor: MSESLDAWFAHEILIHEEALVAYLRRCWPHRDEVHDLRQEIYVRVYEAAGKSRPTLPKSFLFTTARHLMTDRVRRSRVVSIETMGDLEPTNVLVDEVSPERWCGGRQVLKRLSEAFDRLPDRCREVVWLRRVEELPQKEVAQRMGISEKTVEKHMAKGIRLIAEHFYGGAGARTHAMESARAPRQGQGHGQQQAD; this comes from the coding sequence ATGTCCGAATCGCTCGACGCCTGGTTCGCCCACGAGATCCTCATCCATGAGGAAGCGCTCGTGGCGTACCTGCGTCGCTGCTGGCCGCACCGCGACGAAGTCCACGACCTGCGCCAGGAAATCTACGTGCGCGTGTACGAGGCCGCCGGCAAGTCGCGTCCGACCCTGCCCAAGTCGTTCCTGTTCACCACCGCCCGCCATCTGATGACCGACCGCGTGCGTCGCAGCCGGGTCGTTTCCATCGAGACGATGGGTGATCTGGAGCCCACGAACGTCTTGGTGGATGAGGTTTCGCCGGAACGCTGGTGCGGTGGCCGGCAGGTGCTCAAGCGCCTGTCCGAGGCCTTCGACCGGCTGCCGGACCGGTGCCGGGAGGTGGTCTGGCTGCGGCGGGTCGAGGAATTGCCGCAGAAAGAGGTCGCCCAGCGGATGGGTATCAGCGAGAAAACCGTGGAGAAGCACATGGCCAAGGGTATCCGCTTGATCGCCGAGCACTTCTACGGAGGCGCCGGAGCGCGCACGCACGCCATGGAATCCGCGCGTGCGCCTCGGCAGGGACAGGGACATGGCCAGCAGCAGGCAGATTGA
- a CDS encoding FecR family protein gives MASSRQIEQTAAEWLARREGDHWDRVQQVRLDAWLEQSIAHRVAFLRLEAAWQESGRLAALGAGQAMGTAPVRGQWAASPLDRRAAARTAQEPEAAQTRPPDVAHLVFARRPDRERGGAGWPRPLAAAFATALMASLALCWQWWSQVEQTSYLTAVGDLRDVALSDGSQATLSSDSRITVSLSRDERHVDLQRGEGFFQVAKDPGRPFAVAVGPRRVVAVGTRFAVRRDGEAVRVVVTEGVVRLESQPDANGRAQPTTLLPAGSIATVDGSGVFVRTGSVADAERLVDWRSGYLAFHDTSLAEAANEFNRYNRRKIVMGDAAVGALRVGGNFRWSNTDVFVRLLEQGFPVRVEREEDRVVLHSQ, from the coding sequence ATGGCCAGCAGCAGGCAGATTGAGCAGACCGCGGCCGAATGGCTGGCGCGTCGCGAAGGCGATCACTGGGACCGGGTGCAGCAGGTCCGCCTGGACGCCTGGCTGGAACAGTCGATCGCGCATCGCGTCGCCTTCCTGCGCCTGGAGGCCGCCTGGCAGGAAAGCGGACGGCTGGCGGCGCTTGGCGCCGGCCAGGCGATGGGCACGGCGCCGGTGCGCGGGCAGTGGGCCGCTTCGCCGCTGGATCGGCGCGCCGCTGCACGAACGGCGCAGGAGCCGGAAGCAGCGCAGACCCGTCCGCCCGATGTGGCCCATCTGGTGTTTGCGCGGCGCCCTGATCGCGAGCGCGGCGGCGCCGGTTGGCCGCGCCCGCTGGCCGCGGCGTTCGCCACCGCACTGATGGCCAGCCTGGCCCTGTGCTGGCAATGGTGGAGCCAGGTGGAACAGACCAGCTACCTCACCGCCGTGGGCGACCTGCGCGACGTCGCACTCAGCGACGGATCCCAGGCGACCCTCAGCAGCGACAGCCGCATCACGGTCAGCTTGTCGCGCGACGAACGCCATGTGGACCTGCAACGGGGCGAAGGCTTCTTCCAGGTGGCCAAGGATCCGGGGCGCCCGTTTGCGGTGGCCGTGGGTCCGCGTCGCGTGGTGGCGGTGGGCACCCGCTTTGCCGTGCGCCGCGATGGCGAGGCGGTGCGGGTGGTGGTGACCGAGGGCGTGGTGCGGCTGGAATCGCAACCCGATGCCAACGGTCGCGCCCAACCCACTACCCTGCTGCCGGCCGGCAGCATCGCCACGGTCGATGGCAGCGGCGTGTTCGTGCGCACCGGCTCGGTGGCCGACGCCGAGCGACTGGTCGACTGGCGCAGCGGCTACCTCGCCTTCCACGACACCTCGCTGGCCGAGGCGGCGAACGAATTCAACCGCTACAACCGCCGCAAGATCGTGATGGGGGATGCGGCGGTGGGCGCATTGCGGGTTGGCGGCAACTTCCGCTGGTCCAACACCGACGTCTTTGTGCGCCTGCTGGAGCAGGGCTTTCCGGTGCGCGTCGAACGCGAAGAGGATCGTGTGGTCCTGCACAGCCAGTAG
- a CDS encoding TonB-dependent receptor has product MLSLACSAALAAQAQTTTPAAVNIPAGDLSAALDVLARQSGAQFVYRPDQLKGLKTRGAQGTLTSDQALDRLLQGSGFVAKRDSSGAVLIVAQAATPAAAPPPRPATPPPSGQSAAIPDPVTQLESIQVTGSRIPRAQIEGPAPITVVTAEQIQAAGLTSVPDVLRSLSQNSGSVQGQQNTTSAQSTPGAQAVDLRGLGPNHTLVLINGRRIADFPLPLNGRSNFTDIGNIPLGMIDRIEVLTGSASAVYGSDAMAGVINFILKKSTDGTTIDYRFGDTSRGGGSSQYLTLTSGFETGNFSGIVGVEFLNKKPLWGTDRGIQDSTLDAPTEERRLPRLIAQAYDWDNDEGVLPDDGCAAMAGLNQGTTVLAEDADGQPYCGSDRAIAYRTIQNERKGVNAYGSFEYRFSDALSWFADLQMGRQEVKLLTGTNGNNVTSDHMGWEFHDPASTNNYRNKVFFNQATDRYEIWSRQFTPEEIGGLRNRMNETTQKTLAVTTGLQGLIAQEWNWEAAYNHSQYKADVGMPRIWAAAANELFLGERLGYDEDGYAIYNADPQRLYQPITQQQFNTIAAMSTFRPEAKNDNLSFTIDTSSLFTLPAGDVGFAGALEYGEQSYQINPDPYALTEDAYYGPRYGDGGGSRDRWSAAGELRLPLLSTLEASLAGRYDRYSYAGKSPSKFTYSAGLEWRPVDTLLVRGSYGTGFRAPDMHYLFAGPDYYRTRFATDYYACRTDEPDFTNGECYDDGEWDVSTFDEYSGNLDLDVETSKSFTAGFVWSPVANFDLALDYYKIQVKNQVQTQDRELLRQTEGDCRLGVTDSGAPVDINSPTCVDAIARVIRDADGEITSVHFGPINIANEETSGIDATANYRLATANAGDFNFRASYNWTHEHTRQLYPGDPTEDMLDVSFSATTLPRTKGNLGVSWDKGAFGASLFGTYLGRVANYDNDAWTDATWRFNGGARYDVTDHLRLSLSINNLFDKMPPRDATWSNYPYYDTSWFDSMGRSFFLQVTWKIGGQAL; this is encoded by the coding sequence ATGTTGTCGCTAGCCTGTTCAGCGGCCCTCGCCGCCCAGGCGCAAACCACCACCCCGGCAGCGGTCAACATTCCCGCCGGCGATCTGTCCGCCGCCCTGGACGTGCTGGCGCGTCAATCCGGTGCACAGTTCGTGTATCGCCCCGACCAGCTCAAGGGCCTCAAGACCCGGGGCGCGCAGGGCACGCTCACCTCCGACCAGGCCCTGGATCGATTGCTGCAAGGCAGCGGCTTCGTCGCCAAGCGCGACAGCTCCGGCGCCGTGCTGATCGTGGCGCAGGCGGCCACGCCCGCCGCCGCGCCGCCGCCGCGCCCGGCCACCCCGCCGCCCAGTGGCCAGTCCGCCGCCATCCCGGATCCGGTCACCCAGCTCGAGAGCATCCAGGTCACCGGCTCGCGCATTCCGCGTGCGCAGATTGAAGGCCCGGCGCCGATCACCGTGGTCACCGCCGAACAGATTCAAGCGGCCGGTCTGACCTCCGTGCCCGACGTCCTGCGCTCGCTCAGCCAGAACAGCGGCAGCGTGCAGGGCCAGCAGAACACCACCAGCGCCCAGTCCACCCCGGGTGCGCAGGCAGTGGATCTGCGTGGTCTGGGTCCCAACCACACCCTGGTGCTGATCAATGGTCGCCGCATCGCCGACTTTCCGCTGCCGCTCAATGGCCGCAGCAACTTCACCGACATCGGCAACATCCCGCTGGGCATGATCGATCGCATCGAAGTGCTGACCGGCAGCGCCTCGGCCGTGTACGGCTCGGACGCGATGGCCGGCGTCATCAACTTCATCCTGAAGAAGTCCACCGACGGCACCACCATCGACTACCGCTTTGGCGATACCAGCCGCGGCGGTGGTTCGTCGCAGTACCTGACCCTGACCAGCGGCTTCGAGACCGGCAACTTCAGCGGCATCGTCGGCGTGGAGTTTCTCAACAAGAAGCCGCTGTGGGGCACGGATCGCGGCATCCAGGATTCCACCTTGGATGCGCCCACCGAAGAACGCCGCCTGCCGCGCCTGATTGCCCAGGCCTACGACTGGGACAACGACGAAGGTGTGTTGCCGGACGACGGCTGCGCCGCCATGGCGGGTTTGAACCAGGGCACCACTGTGCTGGCCGAAGACGCTGACGGACAGCCGTACTGCGGCAGTGATCGCGCCATCGCGTACCGGACCATCCAGAACGAGCGCAAGGGCGTCAATGCCTATGGCTCGTTCGAGTACCGCTTCTCCGATGCCCTGTCCTGGTTTGCCGATCTGCAGATGGGTCGCCAGGAAGTGAAGCTGCTGACCGGCACCAACGGCAACAACGTGACCAGCGATCACATGGGCTGGGAGTTCCACGATCCGGCCTCGACCAACAACTACCGCAACAAGGTGTTCTTCAACCAGGCCACCGACCGTTACGAAATCTGGTCGCGCCAGTTCACCCCCGAGGAAATCGGCGGCCTGCGCAACCGCATGAACGAGACCACCCAGAAGACCCTGGCGGTGACCACCGGCCTGCAAGGCCTGATCGCGCAGGAATGGAACTGGGAAGCGGCCTACAACCACTCGCAGTACAAGGCCGATGTGGGCATGCCGCGGATCTGGGCGGCGGCGGCGAACGAATTGTTCCTGGGCGAACGCCTCGGCTACGACGAAGACGGCTATGCCATCTACAACGCCGATCCGCAGCGCCTGTACCAGCCGATCACGCAGCAGCAGTTCAATACCATCGCGGCGATGTCCACCTTCCGCCCGGAAGCCAAGAACGACAACCTCAGCTTCACCATCGATACCTCCAGCCTGTTCACCCTGCCGGCCGGCGATGTCGGCTTTGCCGGCGCGCTCGAATACGGCGAGCAGTCGTACCAGATCAACCCGGACCCGTATGCACTGACCGAAGACGCCTACTACGGCCCGCGCTACGGCGACGGCGGTGGCAGCCGCGATCGCTGGAGCGCGGCAGGCGAACTGCGCCTGCCGCTGCTGTCCACCCTGGAAGCCAGCCTGGCCGGCCGCTATGACCGCTACAGCTATGCCGGCAAGAGCCCGAGCAAGTTCACCTACAGCGCCGGCCTGGAATGGCGCCCGGTCGACACCCTGCTGGTGCGCGGCTCCTACGGCACCGGTTTCCGCGCACCGGACATGCACTATCTGTTTGCCGGTCCGGACTACTACCGCACGCGCTTTGCCACCGACTACTACGCCTGCCGCACCGACGAGCCGGACTTCACCAACGGCGAGTGCTACGACGATGGCGAATGGGACGTCAGCACCTTTGATGAATACAGCGGCAATCTGGATCTGGATGTCGAGACCAGCAAGTCGTTCACCGCCGGCTTCGTCTGGTCACCGGTGGCCAACTTCGACCTGGCGCTGGATTACTACAAGATCCAGGTGAAGAACCAGGTGCAGACGCAGGATCGCGAACTGCTGCGCCAGACCGAAGGCGATTGCCGCCTGGGCGTGACCGACAGCGGCGCGCCGGTGGACATCAATTCGCCGACCTGCGTGGACGCGATCGCCCGCGTCATCCGCGATGCGGACGGCGAGATCACCAGCGTGCACTTTGGTCCGATCAACATCGCCAACGAGGAAACCTCGGGCATCGATGCCACCGCCAACTACCGTCTGGCCACGGCCAACGCCGGCGACTTCAACTTCCGCGCCAGCTACAACTGGACCCACGAGCACACCCGCCAGCTGTATCCGGGCGATCCGACCGAAGACATGCTGGACGTCAGCTTCAGCGCCACCACGTTGCCGCGCACCAAGGGCAACCTGGGCGTGAGCTGGGACAAGGGCGCCTTCGGTGCGAGCCTGTTCGGCACCTACCTGGGCCGCGTCGCCAACTACGACAACGATGCCTGGACCGATGCCACCTGGCGTTTCAACGGCGGCGCGCGTTACGACGTGACCGACCACCTGCGCTTGTCGCTGTCGATCAACAACCTGTTCGACAAGATGCCGCCGCGCGATGCCACCTGGTCCAACTACCCGTACTACGACACCTCGTGGTTCGATTCGATGGGCCGCAGCTTCTTCCTGCAGGTCACCTGGAAGATCGGCGGCCAGGCCCTGTAA
- a CDS encoding lysophospholipid acyltransferase family protein: MPQVPPNRFTRWLGRTFLRTFGWRIVGTLPDVPKLVMIVAPHSSNWDGIWGMAAKIAMGFEVRVLGKAQLFWWPLGPLLRKLGVIPVDRARAHGTVEQAVSMIRAADRMWYALTPEGTRKKVTKWKSGFWKIAHEANVPILMAYFHYPEKIVGIGDLFYTTGDAEADIAAIREWYRPWQGKNRGTV, from the coding sequence ATGCCGCAGGTACCGCCCAACCGGTTCACCCGCTGGCTGGGCCGCACCTTCCTGCGCACGTTTGGCTGGCGCATCGTCGGCACCCTGCCGGACGTGCCCAAGCTGGTGATGATCGTGGCCCCGCATTCGTCCAACTGGGACGGCATCTGGGGCATGGCCGCCAAGATTGCGATGGGCTTCGAGGTGCGCGTGCTCGGCAAGGCGCAGTTGTTCTGGTGGCCGCTGGGCCCGTTGCTGCGCAAGCTGGGCGTGATTCCGGTCGACCGCGCCCGCGCGCATGGCACGGTGGAGCAGGCGGTGTCGATGATCCGCGCCGCCGATCGCATGTGGTACGCGCTCACCCCGGAAGGCACGCGCAAGAAAGTGACCAAGTGGAAGAGCGGCTTCTGGAAAATCGCCCACGAGGCGAACGTGCCGATCCTGATGGCCTACTTCCACTACCCGGAAAAGATCGTCGGCATCGGCGATCTGTTCTACACCACCGGCGATGCCGAAGCCGATATCGCCGCCATCCGCGAGTGGTACCGGCCGTGGCAGGGGAAGAATCGCGGCACGGTGTGA
- the arfB gene encoding alternative ribosome rescue aminoacyl-tRNA hydrolase ArfB translates to MGSGPLTITETLAIPDDELVERFVRASGAGGQNVNKVATAVELRFDIAHSPSLPDALRERLLARADRRLTDEGVMVIDAQRFRTQDRNRQDARERLAAFIADALHVPRPRIATRPSRAAKARRLDAKRGRGDIKRSRAKKTDWE, encoded by the coding sequence ATGGGGAGCGGACCACTGACCATCACCGAGACACTGGCAATACCGGACGACGAACTGGTGGAACGCTTCGTGCGCGCCAGTGGCGCCGGCGGCCAGAACGTCAACAAGGTCGCCACAGCAGTGGAACTGCGATTCGACATCGCCCACTCGCCCTCGTTGCCGGATGCGCTGCGCGAGCGCCTGCTGGCGCGCGCCGATCGCCGGCTCACCGATGAAGGCGTGATGGTGATCGATGCGCAGCGCTTCCGCACCCAGGATCGCAACCGCCAGGATGCGCGCGAGCGTCTGGCCGCCTTCATTGCCGACGCCCTGCATGTGCCGCGGCCGCGCATCGCCACCCGGCCTTCGCGCGCGGCCAAGGCGCGCCGGCTGGATGCCAAGCGGGGACGCGGTGACATCAAGCGCTCGCGCGCCAAGAAGACCGATTGGGAGTAA